One Planktothrix sp. FACHB-1365 genomic window carries:
- a CDS encoding GAF domain-containing hybrid sensor histidine kinase/response regulator — MEEIAQLYLTKAHYAYVRWQAVAKVKDLETKYPHLIVQRDGVAAACRHRIIAESSSSLSQTTGQTSSLNLDLTSILKASQALSEEIVLEKLLDKLMKIVLENAGAELGYLILPDNFLSGKSYEQTSKIKWVIEATGSLKNNQVSIFQSIPIESDSNSLNTENLPKTLINYVIHKQESLVLDHAVEAENFRYDPYIILNKPKSILITPLLYQGKLKGILYLENNLIMGAFTSERLQLLNGLSAQIAISLENASLYNHLEHKVQERTQELEQEIRERKKAEEAAQSANQAKSLFLANMSHELRTPLNSILGFTQLMNRSPNLSPTDRENLGIVSRSGEHLLSLINNILDLSKIEANRLTINLSNIDLYRLLDDLEEMFQLKADDKKLQLIFERSADIPQYIQTDALKLRQVLINLLNNALKFTQEGGVSVRVGRVQKVNTENQSCCFLRWEVEDTGCGIARSELQHLFKAFVQTQSGQQSQEGTGLGLSISHQFIQLMGGELTVSSKLGEGTLFQFDIPVNIVNANDILTSSPSRKIIALEPNQNPYRILVVDDKWSNRQLLIRLLNPLGFELQEAIQGQEAIEIWETWEPHLIWMDMRMPVMDGYEATKQIKLTTKGQATIVIALTASTLEEERAVALSAGCDDFVRKPFRDQIILEKLAQHLGVRYVYEQDVVSAPAFTETPLTELKPTTLASLSLEWLTQLHQAAKAVNAKQILKLIDQLPPNQTLIINALRTKINQFAFEEIVELTAKALTNH; from the coding sequence ATGGAAGAAATTGCTCAATTATATTTAACAAAAGCCCATTATGCTTATGTTCGTTGGCAAGCCGTCGCTAAAGTTAAGGATTTAGAGACAAAATATCCTCATTTAATTGTACAACGCGATGGCGTAGCCGCCGCCTGTCGGCATCGCATTATTGCTGAATCGAGTAGTAGCTTATCTCAAACCACAGGACAAACCAGTTCATTAAATTTAGATTTAACCAGCATCTTGAAAGCATCCCAAGCGCTTTCTGAGGAAATTGTTTTAGAGAAATTATTAGATAAGTTAATGAAAATTGTTTTAGAAAATGCTGGAGCCGAACTAGGCTATCTAATTTTACCGGATAATTTTTTATCGGGAAAAAGTTATGAACAAACTTCTAAAATTAAATGGGTTATTGAAGCAACGGGCAGTTTAAAAAATAATCAAGTCAGTATTTTTCAATCTATTCCTATTGAATCCGATTCTAATTCATTAAATACAGAAAATTTGCCTAAAACCTTGATTAATTATGTGATTCATAAACAAGAAAGTTTAGTTTTAGATCATGCAGTTGAAGCCGAAAATTTTAGGTATGATCCCTATATTATTCTGAATAAACCTAAATCAATTCTTATTACTCCCCTCCTTTATCAAGGGAAACTGAAAGGAATACTCTATTTAGAAAATAACTTAATTATGGGGGCGTTTACTTCCGAAAGATTGCAGCTTTTAAATGGGTTATCAGCCCAAATCGCTATTTCTTTAGAAAATGCCAGTTTATACAATCATTTAGAACACAAAGTTCAGGAACGAACCCAAGAATTAGAACAGGAAATTAGAGAACGAAAAAAAGCCGAGGAAGCCGCCCAATCAGCAAACCAAGCCAAAAGCTTATTTTTGGCAAATATGAGCCATGAACTGAGAACTCCTCTGAATAGTATTTTAGGATTTACTCAATTAATGAATCGCAGTCCCAATTTATCACCTACAGATCGAGAAAATTTAGGAATTGTGAGCCGAAGCGGTGAACATTTATTAAGCTTAATTAACAATATCTTAGATTTATCTAAAATAGAAGCAAATCGTCTAACAATCAATTTAAGTAATATTGATCTTTATCGTTTATTAGACGATTTAGAAGAAATGTTTCAACTCAAAGCTGATGATAAAAAGCTACAACTGATTTTTGAGCGTTCTGCGGATATTCCTCAATATATTCAAACCGATGCTCTCAAATTAAGGCAAGTCTTGATTAATTTACTCAATAATGCTTTAAAATTTACTCAAGAGGGGGGTGTTTCCGTTAGAGTCGGGCGGGTACAAAAAGTAAACACAGAAAATCAGTCTTGCTGTTTTCTGCGGTGGGAGGTTGAGGATACAGGCTGTGGGATTGCAAGGTCAGAATTACAACATTTATTCAAAGCCTTTGTACAAACTCAAAGCGGTCAACAATCTCAAGAAGGAACCGGTTTAGGATTATCCATTAGTCATCAGTTTATTCAATTAATGGGAGGAGAACTTACAGTTAGTAGTAAATTAGGAGAAGGTACACTTTTTCAGTTTGATATTCCAGTGAACATTGTCAATGCCAATGATATTCTAACATCCTCTCCTAGTCGCAAAATTATTGCCCTAGAACCCAATCAAAATCCTTATCGAATTTTGGTTGTGGATGATAAATGGAGTAATCGTCAATTGTTAATTCGACTTCTAAATCCTTTGGGATTTGAACTACAAGAAGCCATTCAAGGTCAAGAAGCGATTGAAATTTGGGAGACTTGGGAACCTCACTTAATTTGGATGGATATGCGAATGCCTGTGATGGATGGTTATGAAGCTACAAAACAGATTAAATTAACTACAAAAGGTCAGGCTACCATCGTTATTGCCTTAACCGCGAGTACCTTAGAAGAGGAACGAGCCGTTGCTTTATCCGCAGGCTGTGATGATTTTGTGCGAAAACCCTTTCGAGATCAAATCATTTTAGAAAAGCTGGCTCAACATCTGGGAGTACGCTATGTGTATGAACAAGATGTGGTATCAGCCCCGGCTTTTACAGAAACCCCCCTAACGGAACTGAAGCCAACAACTTTAGCTTCCCTATCGTTAGAATGGTTAACTCAACTTCATCAAGCTGCGAAAGCTGTCAATGCCAAGCAAATCTTGAAGTTAATTGACCAACTCCCCCCGAATCAAACCTTAATTATCAATGCTCTGCGAACTAAAATCAATCAATTTGCATTTGAAGAGATTGTAGAACTAACCGCAAAAGCATTAACTAATCACTGA
- a CDS encoding GGDEF domain-containing response regulator — MNDAQPDNPLANILIVDDTPDNLYLLSAMLTEQRYDVRCVINGSAALMGAIADPPDLILLDIRMPQMSGYDVCKQLKSSERTRDIPVIFLSALNEVFDKIQAFEVGGVDYITKPFEIREVLARIKNQLNLQAAKSQIQQLNTELEQRVKERTRELERANLRLLHMASHDALTGLPNRVFFMERLMAVLAYTHTHPDSQFAVLFLDCDDFKMVNDSLGHLAGDQLLKAVARRLLACIHPNYTLARFEGDEFTVLLEQIQSVDEATFLAQAIQHALSQPFLLYQHEVFINTSIGIVLGTVDYQQPEHLLRDADTAMYQAKALGKARYEVFNREMHTRALTRLQLENDLRRAIERQEFMVFYQPIICLSTGQISSLEALVRWKHPQRGLVRPDHFIPIAETTGLIIPLGLWVLEQACRQLKSWQEQALQRQEVFDISISVNLSVKQFSQPGLIEYIDQILARVDLDSKILKLEITESAIMDNPKLASELFEQLKLRQIQLSLDDFGTGYSSLSYLHQFPLDILKIDRSFISNLDALEKNLEVVQAILNLAHHLGMSVVAEGIETEEQLSLLRLLGCELGQGYLFAQPLDAESTESLLLSHPQW, encoded by the coding sequence ATGAATGACGCTCAACCCGATAACCCACTGGCTAATATTTTGATTGTGGATGATACCCCTGATAACTTATATCTGTTGTCAGCAATGTTAACAGAACAACGGTATGATGTGCGCTGCGTAATTAATGGTTCTGCTGCCCTAATGGGGGCAATTGCTGACCCACCCGATTTAATTTTATTAGATATTCGTATGCCTCAAATGAGTGGGTACGATGTTTGTAAGCAATTAAAATCCTCAGAACGTACCCGTGATATTCCGGTGATTTTTTTAAGTGCTTTAAACGAAGTTTTTGATAAAATTCAAGCTTTTGAAGTCGGTGGTGTAGACTATATTACAAAACCTTTTGAAATTCGAGAAGTCTTAGCAAGAATTAAAAATCAACTCAATTTACAGGCGGCAAAATCCCAAATTCAGCAGTTAAATACAGAACTAGAACAACGGGTCAAAGAACGTACCAGGGAACTAGAACGAGCCAATTTACGATTGCTACACATGGCATCCCATGATGCCCTCACGGGTTTACCCAATCGAGTATTTTTTATGGAACGGTTGATGGCTGTTTTAGCTTATACTCACACCCATCCTGATTCTCAATTTGCGGTTTTATTTCTCGATTGTGATGACTTCAAAATGGTGAATGATTCTTTAGGTCATTTAGCTGGAGATCAATTGTTAAAAGCTGTAGCAAGGCGATTATTGGCTTGTATTCATCCCAATTATACCTTAGCTCGATTTGAAGGGGATGAATTTACGGTTTTGTTAGAACAAATTCAATCTGTTGATGAAGCCACCTTCTTAGCCCAAGCTATTCAACACGCTTTAAGCCAGCCTTTTTTACTGTATCAACACGAAGTTTTTATTAATACCAGTATTGGCATTGTTTTAGGAACCGTCGATTATCAACAGCCGGAACATTTACTCCGAGATGCAGATACAGCCATGTATCAAGCTAAAGCATTAGGAAAAGCCCGTTATGAAGTGTTTAATCGGGAAATGCACACCCGTGCCTTAACTCGTTTACAGTTAGAAAATGACCTGAGACGAGCCATTGAACGCCAGGAATTTATGGTTTTTTATCAACCTATTATCTGCTTATCCACAGGTCAAATTAGTAGTTTAGAAGCTTTAGTTCGTTGGAAACATCCTCAACGGGGATTAGTTCGACCTGATCATTTTATTCCGATTGCAGAAACAACAGGTTTAATTATTCCTTTGGGATTATGGGTTTTAGAACAAGCTTGTCGTCAATTAAAGTCTTGGCAAGAACAAGCCCTACAACGCCAAGAGGTTTTTGATATCAGCATCAGTGTTAATTTATCTGTCAAACAATTTTCTCAACCCGGTTTAATCGAATACATTGATCAAATTCTCGCCCGTGTCGATTTAGATAGTAAAATTTTAAAATTAGAAATTACTGAAAGTGCAATTATGGATAATCCCAAATTAGCATCCGAGTTATTTGAACAACTGAAATTGCGTCAAATTCAATTAAGTTTAGATGACTTTGGAACTGGATATTCTTCCTTAAGTTATTTACATCAATTTCCTTTAGATATTCTGAAAATAGATCGCTCTTTTATTAGCAATCTGGATGCCCTAGAAAAAAACTTAGAAGTTGTTCAAGCTATTCTAAATCTTGCCCATCATTTAGGCATGAGTGTTGTGGCTGAAGGCATTGAAACCGAGGAACAATTATCGTTACTTCGGCTTTTGGGTTGCGAATTAGGCCAAGGTTATTTATTCGCTCAACCCCTAGATGCAGAATCGACAGAATCCCTGCTTTTATCCCATCCCCAGTGGTAA
- a CDS encoding DUF5357 family protein — MNKFLKPLNVLKPTKPLEWRTFLLIGLTIWIASILGTTDEDIRNQLAVLSWLALTIAIGFRTSQPPFIIGGIPLSPWIMALSLCLMIYHKTEATRPYFALKSWPLIATCLVFILEFIRDNFKIQSPPPLVRFGFMIILLIHINIYCWIEFSIRFQDWLENVPEIIPRQEIFKPDSAKINQEFQSSSVRKLNPG, encoded by the coding sequence ATGAATAAATTCCTGAAGCCTTTAAATGTACTTAAACCGACTAAACCCTTAGAATGGAGAACTTTTCTCCTCATCGGTCTGACAATTTGGATTGCTTCTATTTTAGGAACAACGGATGAAGACATTAGAAATCAATTAGCTGTTTTAAGTTGGTTAGCCCTGACAATAGCCATTGGGTTCAGAACCAGTCAACCTCCGTTTATAATTGGCGGAATTCCCTTAAGTCCTTGGATCATGGCACTATCACTGTGTTTAATGATTTATCACAAAACAGAAGCAACCCGACCTTATTTTGCCTTAAAATCATGGCCTTTAATTGCAACTTGTTTGGTTTTTATTCTGGAATTTATTCGAGATAATTTTAAAATCCAGTCCCCTCCTCCTTTAGTTCGCTTTGGGTTTATGATTATTTTACTGATTCACATTAATATTTATTGCTGGATAGAATTTTCGATTCGATTTCAGGACTGGTTAGAAAATGTTCCCGAAATTATTCCGAGGCAGGAGATTTTTAAACCGGATTCTGCTAAAATTAATCAGGAGTTTCAATCTTCTTCTGTTCGGAAGCTTAATCCCGGATAA
- a CDS encoding ABC transporter permease — MNLKRILTISSNVFLEVVRDRILYIIGVFALLLMASVRLLPEVSAGLENKIILDFGIAMISFLGLLITVFVSANLLNKEIEKRTVYLLVSKPVSRAELIIGKHWGISLFIAILVLAMTLLYFGILSFNKISYPFTSLSITVIFLWLKLSLIAAVGILLGVFTSSLLASLLTFGVYMMGSLSRDLLALGKLSQNPALEQIMSGLYIILPDLARLDLKNQAVYGYLPASSVLISNTVYAILYMTLLLSLSIVIFWRREF; from the coding sequence ATGAATTTAAAACGCATTCTAACCATTTCTAGTAACGTTTTTTTAGAAGTTGTACGCGATCGCATTCTTTATATTATTGGTGTTTTTGCTTTACTGTTAATGGCTTCTGTGCGTTTACTTCCTGAAGTATCCGCCGGGTTAGAAAATAAAATTATTCTTGATTTTGGCATTGCCATGATTAGTTTTCTCGGCTTACTAATTACGGTTTTCGTCAGTGCTAATCTGCTGAATAAAGAAATTGAAAAACGAACGGTTTATCTCTTAGTTTCTAAACCCGTTAGTCGGGCAGAATTGATCATCGGAAAACATTGGGGAATCTCACTATTTATTGCTATTTTAGTTCTGGCGATGACCCTGCTCTATTTTGGAATTCTCAGCTTTAATAAAATTTCCTATCCCTTTACCAGTTTGAGTATTACCGTTATCTTTTTGTGGCTTAAATTATCTTTAATTGCAGCCGTCGGGATTTTATTAGGAGTATTTACCAGTTCCCTACTAGCGAGTTTATTAACCTTTGGGGTTTATATGATGGGAAGTTTAAGCCGTGATTTATTGGCATTAGGGAAATTAAGTCAAAACCCTGCCTTAGAACAAATTATGAGCGGACTTTATATTATTTTACCTGATTTAGCCCGACTCGATTTAAAAAATCAGGCTGTTTATGGTTACTTACCCGCCTCCTCAGTATTAATCAGCAATACCGTTTATGCTATTCTTTATATGACGCTTTTGTTATCTCTGTCCATTGTTATTTTTTGGCGAAGAGAATTTTAA
- a CDS encoding CocE/NonD family hydrolase, with protein sequence MNILQETASLITRDNLRLDADIYRPQTEEKLPVLLMRQPYGKAIASTVVYAHPQWYAQQGYIVVIQDVRGRGTSEGEFKLFTPEIEDGLDTINWVANLPYSNGQVGMYGFSYQGMTQIYAASTRPQALKTVCPAMMSHDLYADWAYEGGAFCLYANLGWAIQISAETARLKGNETAYNALYQASRNLPFFDVIPSNPEVLKIHDPDSFYHDWLAHDQPDEYWQNLSPKLENLDLPMLHIGGWFDTYLRGTLHFYQEMVNRSQHPQHLIIGPWAHLPWGRKVGGLNYGLTASTFIDTLQIQWFDTFLKGKDNPIFHQNRICLFEMGSQDWREFEHWPSSSSLVYYLSTNGLANLREDAGILTPNCPKNPQEDVFVHDPWRPVPALGGHVMYPTGSFDRSNLDCRSDIVTYTSEPLSQDLHLTGDLTVEIYCSADKPSFDLCAVLSEVKLDGSVYNFSQGYQKINLDNSTQNPIFNPEHNINLYQIKLQPTCIKIPQGHCLRLSVSAACFPAYPVNPGTAKPVNQTRLIDYQIITLTIYSGDNFPSRLIVST encoded by the coding sequence ATGAATATACTTCAAGAAACAGCCTCTCTCATCACCCGTGATAACCTTCGACTCGATGCAGATATTTACCGACCCCAAACCGAAGAAAAATTACCCGTTTTATTAATGCGGCAACCCTACGGAAAAGCAATCGCATCGACCGTTGTTTATGCCCATCCCCAATGGTATGCTCAACAAGGGTATATTGTGGTGATTCAAGATGTTAGAGGGCGGGGAACTTCCGAAGGAGAATTTAAACTTTTTACCCCTGAAATAGAAGATGGGTTAGATACCATTAATTGGGTTGCTAATCTTCCCTATAGTAATGGTCAGGTAGGAATGTATGGCTTTTCCTATCAAGGAATGACCCAAATTTATGCCGCTTCAACTCGTCCCCAAGCCTTAAAAACCGTATGTCCGGCGATGATGAGTCATGATTTATATGCAGATTGGGCCTATGAAGGGGGAGCTTTCTGTTTATATGCTAACTTAGGATGGGCGATACAAATTTCAGCAGAAACAGCCCGATTAAAAGGGAACGAAACCGCTTATAATGCCCTTTATCAAGCTTCTCGAAATTTACCCTTTTTTGATGTCATTCCTAGCAATCCAGAGGTGTTAAAAATTCATGATCCAGATTCATTTTATCACGATTGGTTAGCTCATGATCAACCCGATGAATATTGGCAAAATCTATCGCCAAAATTAGAGAATTTAGATTTACCCATGCTGCATATTGGTGGTTGGTTTGATACCTATTTAAGAGGAACTCTTCATTTCTATCAAGAAATGGTAAATCGCAGTCAACACCCCCAACACTTAATTATCGGCCCTTGGGCTCATCTTCCCTGGGGTCGAAAAGTGGGGGGACTCAATTATGGTTTAACGGCATCAACCTTTATTGATACACTCCAAATTCAATGGTTTGATACCTTTTTAAAAGGCAAAGACAATCCTATTTTTCATCAAAATCGCATTTGTTTATTTGAAATGGGGAGTCAAGACTGGCGAGAATTTGAACACTGGCCGTCCTCTTCCTCCCTAGTCTATTATTTATCAACAAATGGACTCGCTAATTTACGAGAAGATGCCGGAATATTAACGCCTAATTGTCCTAAAAATCCTCAAGAAGATGTCTTTGTTCATGACCCTTGGCGTCCGGTTCCAGCGCTTGGAGGTCATGTTATGTATCCAACAGGTTCCTTTGACCGTTCTAATTTAGATTGTCGCAGCGATATTGTAACTTATACCTCTGAACCGTTGAGCCAAGATTTACATTTAACAGGAGATTTAACAGTAGAAATTTATTGTAGTGCAGATAAACCCAGTTTTGATTTATGTGCGGTTTTATCAGAAGTTAAACTGGATGGTAGTGTTTATAATTTTAGTCAAGGTTATCAAAAAATTAACCTCGATAACTCTACACAAAATCCCATTTTTAACCCAGAACACAATATTAATTTATATCAAATAAAACTGCAACCTACTTGTATTAAAATTCCGCAAGGGCATTGTTTACGTTTAAGTGTCAGTGCGGCTTGTTTTCCAGCTTATCCAGTTAACCCAGGAACAGCTAAACCTGTTAATCAAACTCGTTTAATCGATTATCAAATTATCACATTAACGATTTACTCTGGGGATAATTTTCCCTCCCGCTTAATTGTATCCACTTAA
- the larE gene encoding ATP-dependent sacrificial sulfur transferase LarE: MTVTEKLQQIQALFQEMEQALIAYSGGVDSTLVAKIAYDVLGDRALAVTAVSPSLLPEDLEEARLQASEIGIQHQEIETQEMQNPNYTSNPINRCYFCKSELHDTLKPLAQKWGYSYIVDGVNADDLKDYRPGIQAAKERGVRSPLAEVGLTKLEVRELSKSLGLITWDKPAQPCLSSRFPYTEEITIAKLQRVGKAEVYLRKLGWKNLRVRSEVDTARIELPPEQIQEFVLKTNLPQLVQAFQSFGFVYVTLDLEGYRSGKLNQVLPSELLVPSST, encoded by the coding sequence ATGACAGTAACAGAAAAATTACAACAAATTCAAGCTTTATTTCAAGAGATGGAACAAGCCTTAATTGCCTATTCGGGAGGGGTAGATAGTACCTTAGTGGCTAAAATTGCTTATGATGTCTTAGGAGATCGCGCCTTAGCTGTCACCGCCGTTTCTCCATCTTTATTACCGGAAGATTTAGAAGAAGCTCGCCTTCAAGCCAGCGAAATTGGGATTCAACATCAAGAAATTGAAACCCAAGAAATGCAGAATCCAAATTATACCTCAAACCCGATTAATCGTTGCTATTTTTGTAAAAGTGAACTCCACGATACCTTAAAACCCCTAGCTCAAAAATGGGGATATTCCTATATTGTTGATGGGGTAAATGCCGATGATTTAAAAGATTATCGTCCGGGAATTCAAGCCGCCAAAGAACGGGGGGTGAGATCCCCCTTAGCAGAAGTCGGTCTAACAAAACTTGAAGTCCGAGAACTTTCTAAATCTTTAGGGTTAATCACCTGGGATAAACCTGCCCAACCCTGCTTAAGTTCCCGCTTTCCCTATACAGAAGAAATTACTATTGCTAAATTACAACGGGTAGGAAAAGCCGAAGTTTATTTAAGAAAATTAGGCTGGAAAAATTTGCGGGTTCGTTCAGAAGTTGATACCGCCCGCATCGAATTACCCCCCGAACAAATTCAAGAATTTGTATTGAAAACGAACCTCCCCCAACTTGTTCAAGCCTTTCAAAGCTTTGGGTTTGTTTATGTTACTTTAGATTTAGAGGGGTATCGAAGCGGAAAACTCAATCAAGTTCTACCTTCGGAATTATTAGTTCCGTCCTCAACCTAA
- a CDS encoding methyl-accepting chemotaxis protein translates to MIDTIEKNSSTQKYRLNQFKLRGQMLLGYAVPVFVFAGSTYVVYTNVNKVFEAFNQVENVQKTIIEVDRMALAGSNMVANNRAFLLVENEQFLQLYQKNWQMFQEASKNLNQMINLADQKQRFDQMQEIGRQFNQYQQQMEVLIKQGKRKEAIVIFNTGLGQKLLSDFLKLNYEFNDAETQRLAQENNQARNILQNAVNLLIIGLIFSAFTALIIAWLISSLVSRKIGQAINAIDKSSVEINIAVEQQEKITRSQAVSVNQTTRTMDELGLSAKQASDQAETSTLGAKQVLNLAENGNLLVEQTLVEMSQTKDKVKAIAEQILRLSEQTNQIGSISQVVGDLANQTNMLALNAAVEAVRAGEYGKGFSVVASEIRKLADESQKSAHQINALVAEIKQTNSLTSRVTDAGIKSVETTVDLAQKTANSFSNMSGEINTIVQGSQQISLNAKQQAMAIQQVVEAMNNLNNNAQSSSNGMTQIKLGIQKLNDAAFDLKDIVQETSEAAKKERKMRNHIN, encoded by the coding sequence ATGATAGATACGATTGAGAAAAACTCCAGTACCCAAAAATATAGATTGAATCAATTTAAGCTCAGAGGTCAAATGCTGTTGGGTTATGCTGTTCCCGTATTTGTTTTTGCGGGTTCTACCTATGTTGTTTATACGAATGTCAATAAAGTATTTGAAGCATTTAACCAGGTTGAAAACGTTCAAAAAACGATTATTGAAGTTGATAGAATGGCATTGGCAGGCAGCAATATGGTTGCCAATAATCGGGCTTTTCTTCTAGTTGAAAACGAACAATTTTTACAACTCTATCAAAAAAATTGGCAGATGTTTCAAGAAGCAAGCAAGAATTTGAATCAAATGATTAACCTTGCGGATCAAAAGCAACGATTTGACCAAATGCAAGAAATTGGAAGACAGTTTAATCAATATCAACAACAGATGGAAGTTTTAATTAAACAGGGGAAAAGAAAAGAAGCTATTGTTATTTTTAACACCGGCTTAGGTCAGAAGTTACTTTCGGATTTTTTGAAGCTTAATTATGAATTTAATGATGCCGAAACTCAAAGATTAGCTCAAGAGAATAATCAAGCTAGAAATATTCTGCAAAATGCAGTTAATTTATTAATTATAGGTTTAATTTTTTCAGCTTTTACTGCTTTAATTATTGCTTGGTTAATTTCTTCTTTAGTCAGTCGTAAAATAGGGCAAGCAATTAATGCGATTGATAAATCATCCGTAGAAATTAATATTGCTGTTGAACAACAGGAAAAAATTACTAGGAGTCAAGCCGTTTCTGTTAATCAAACCACCCGGACAATGGATGAATTAGGATTATCAGCTAAACAGGCGAGTGACCAAGCAGAAACTTCAACCCTAGGTGCTAAACAAGTTTTAAACTTAGCAGAAAATGGTAATCTATTAGTCGAACAAACTTTAGTTGAAATGAGCCAAACGAAAGATAAAGTCAAAGCCATTGCTGAACAAATATTACGTCTGAGTGAACAAACCAACCAAATCGGAAGTATTTCTCAAGTCGTCGGAGATTTAGCAAATCAAACGAATATGTTAGCCCTCAATGCTGCGGTAGAAGCGGTACGAGCCGGAGAATATGGAAAAGGGTTTTCAGTCGTCGCGTCTGAAATTCGCAAGTTAGCAGATGAAAGTCAAAAATCTGCCCATCAAATTAATGCTTTAGTAGCCGAAATTAAACAAACTAATAGTTTAACCAGTCGAGTGACAGATGCCGGAATTAAAAGTGTAGAAACCACCGTTGATTTAGCTCAAAAAACCGCTAATTCTTTTAGTAATATGTCAGGAGAAATTAATACTATTGTTCAGGGTTCTCAGCAAATTTCACTCAACGCTAAACAACAAGCTATGGCCATTCAACAAGTTGTAGAAGCCATGAATAACCTTAATAATAATGCTCAGAGTAGCAGTAATGGCATGACTCAAATTAAGTTAGGTATTCAAAAGCTCAATGATGCAGCATTTGATTTAAAAGATATTGTCCAGGAAACATCAGAAGCCGCTAAAAAGGAACGAAAAATGAGAAATCATATCAATTAA
- the fraC gene encoding filament integrity protein FraC encodes MPILIALRVILLRIIRLLASIMIEAWIFKKSFNLSPKMSVQYAMVLNLLANACEWVVFLNAETLLPPEARKELIYYLLIEKIQETSPSIFLLTTFNFTLILFIKWIGFESLKVALSGDISKITQAFQENSEENIKITEKYRDFRIILMAHALSYSLFLGLAFTLLVLE; translated from the coding sequence ATGCCAATCCTAATCGCCCTGAGAGTTATTTTATTAAGAATTATTCGCCTTTTAGCCTCGATTATGATTGAAGCTTGGATTTTTAAGAAAAGCTTTAATTTATCCCCCAAAATGAGTGTACAATATGCGATGGTTCTTAACCTATTGGCAAATGCTTGTGAGTGGGTTGTGTTTTTAAATGCAGAAACTCTGTTACCCCCAGAAGCTCGAAAAGAATTAATTTATTATTTGTTGATTGAAAAAATACAAGAAACTTCCCCTTCTATTTTTTTATTAACAACTTTTAATTTTACCTTAATTCTGTTTATTAAATGGATAGGATTTGAATCTTTAAAAGTAGCCTTGAGTGGGGATATATCTAAGATTACTCAGGCTTTTCAAGAAAATTCTGAAGAAAATATTAAAATAACTGAGAAATATCGAGATTTTAGAATCATATTAATGGCCCATGCTTTAAGTTATTCTTTGTTTTTGGGATTAGCTTTTACATTATTAGTTTTAGAGTAA